A genomic region of Desulfobacterales bacterium contains the following coding sequences:
- a CDS encoding type II toxin-antitoxin system Phd/YefM family antitoxin has product MAIQTTYTNARARLASLIDEVIKNREIVIIQRRGNEDVAMIAAEELSGILETAHLLRSPANAERLNRTLERVRKQEGSTQAIDALRREVGLD; this is encoded by the coding sequence ATGGCAATACAGACGACCTACACAAATGCCCGCGCCCGCCTGGCGTCATTAATTGATGAAGTCATAAAAAATCGGGAAATTGTGATCATTCAAAGACGCGGCAACGAGGATGTCGCCATGATAGCTGCTGAGGAATTATCCGGCATACTTGAGACGGCACATCTGCTTCGATCCCCTGCCAATGCGGAACGGCTGAACCGCACGCTTGAACGGGTAAGAAAACAAGAGGGATCAACCCAGGCCATCGATGCGCTTCGTCGAGAGGTCGGCCTTGATTGA
- the fabG gene encoding 3-oxoacyl-ACP reductase FabG — protein sequence MNINRTEKIAIVTGASKGIGRAISLELARNGYHVVINYRSDEKGAVETREKIKQEGGDGSIMQFDVADHQAAQAAVEAVLKSFEAIDVLVNNAGITADGLFVLMPRRDWKSVIDVSLNGFYNMTKPVLEKMVVQKRGAIVSIASVSGLIGHRGQANYSAAKAGLIGASRVVASEVARLGIRVNVVAPGLIETDMLKDAPVGNLKTLIPMARIGKPEEVAKVVKFLCSEDASYITGQVISVNGGMV from the coding sequence ATGAATATCAATCGTACGGAAAAAATCGCTATTGTTACCGGCGCCAGCAAGGGCATCGGGCGCGCCATCAGCCTGGAACTCGCCCGGAACGGCTATCACGTGGTCATCAATTACCGCTCCGATGAAAAGGGCGCCGTTGAAACCCGCGAAAAGATAAAACAGGAAGGCGGCGACGGCAGCATCATGCAGTTTGACGTGGCCGACCATCAGGCGGCCCAGGCCGCCGTCGAAGCGGTCCTGAAAAGTTTTGAAGCCATCGACGTGCTGGTCAACAACGCCGGCATCACCGCCGACGGCCTGTTCGTATTGATGCCGCGCCGGGACTGGAAATCCGTCATCGATGTCAGCCTGAACGGATTCTACAACATGACCAAACCCGTCCTTGAAAAAATGGTCGTTCAGAAACGCGGCGCCATCGTGTCCATCGCATCGGTATCAGGGCTCATCGGACACAGGGGCCAGGCCAACTATTCAGCGGCCAAGGCCGGCCTGATCGGCGCCAGCCGCGTGGTGGCATCCGAAGTGGCCCGTCTCGGCATCCGGGTCAATGTGGTGGCGCCGGGACTCATCGAAACCGACATGTTAAAGGATGCCCCCGTCGGCAACCTGAAAACCCTGATCCCCATGGCCCGCATCGGCAAACCCGAGGAAGTCGCCAAGGTAGTCAAATTTCTCTGCTCCGAAGATGCCTCCTATATTACCGGCCAGGTCATCTCGGTCAACGGCGGGATGGTTTAG
- a CDS encoding ATP-binding protein, whose amino-acid sequence MNFIDRKTDRDTLTKLISLFPVTAILGPRQCGKTTLARTLAADSYFDLENPQDLVRLEQPQLALEDLTGLIVIDEIQRLPDLFPLLRYLVDQKKDRKFVILGSASRDLIRQSSESLAGRIAYLQLGGFRLSDIDPGAIKTLWWRGGLPPSFLTASDEESLIWRNQYVTTFLERDIPQLGITIPARTLRRFWTMLSHYHGHILNYAELGRSFGVSDMTVRKYCDILEGTFMVRILQPWYVNIGKRLVKRPKLYLRDSGLFHALQSIETPEQLHASPLLGASWEGFALDCVCRILGKEDRDFYFWNTHAGAELDLFWQARGKSWGVEFKYEDAPRLTRSMKTAVEDLKLEQVWVVYPGKAAYRLTEKIQVIPLADVRDTWKYG is encoded by the coding sequence ATGAATTTTATCGACAGAAAAACGGACCGGGACACATTAACCAAGCTTATATCCCTATTTCCCGTCACGGCAATACTGGGCCCCCGGCAGTGCGGAAAAACGACGCTGGCGCGAACGCTTGCCGCTGATTCCTATTTCGATCTGGAAAATCCCCAGGATCTTGTCCGTCTGGAACAGCCCCAGCTCGCACTGGAAGACCTGACGGGACTCATCGTCATCGACGAGATCCAGCGATTGCCCGACCTTTTTCCGTTACTACGCTATCTGGTGGATCAAAAAAAAGATCGCAAATTCGTTATCCTGGGAAGCGCCTCTCGGGATCTGATTCGCCAGAGTTCGGAATCCCTGGCCGGGAGGATCGCCTATCTACAATTGGGAGGGTTTCGCCTCAGCGATATCGATCCCGGAGCCATCAAGACCCTGTGGTGGCGCGGGGGGCTGCCCCCTTCCTTTTTGACGGCGTCGGACGAGGAAAGCCTGATCTGGCGGAACCAATACGTGACGACCTTTCTTGAACGGGACATCCCCCAGTTGGGGATCACAATCCCCGCCCGGACGCTTCGCCGCTTCTGGACCATGCTGAGCCATTACCACGGCCATATCCTGAACTATGCGGAGCTGGGACGTTCCTTCGGCGTCTCCGACATGACCGTACGGAAATACTGCGATATCCTGGAAGGCACCTTCATGGTCCGCATCCTTCAGCCCTGGTATGTCAACATCGGAAAACGTCTGGTAAAGCGGCCGAAATTGTACCTGCGCGACTCCGGTTTGTTCCATGCATTGCAGTCCATTGAAACACCGGAACAACTGCACGCTTCGCCCCTGCTCGGCGCCTCCTGGGAAGGCTTTGCCCTGGATTGCGTTTGCCGGATCTTGGGAAAAGAAGATAGGGATTTCTATTTCTGGAATACCCACGCCGGCGCGGAACTCGATCTTTTCTGGCAGGCGCGTGGAAAAAGCTGGGGGGTAGAATTCAAGTATGAAGACGCCCCCCGATTGACCCGATCCATGAAGACGGCAGTTGAAGATCTTAAACTGGAGCAAGTGTGGGTCGTCTACCCGGGAAAGGCGGCCTATCGCCTCACCGAAAAGATCCAGGTGATCCCCCTTGCAGACGTCCGCGACACCTGGAAATACGGATAA
- a CDS encoding Txe/YoeB family addiction module toxin, with protein MRFVERSALIDQSGSKKGREAVFQPEFREDLRYWVETDRRTAIRIFKLIEAVMRDPFQGIGKPEPLKFLGAGAWSRRITQEHRLVYIVGHNRVDFVQCRYHY; from the coding sequence ATGCGCTTCGTCGAGAGGTCGGCCTTGATTGACCAATCTGGATCTAAAAAGGGACGGGAAGCCGTATTTCAGCCGGAATTTAGAGAGGACTTGCGATACTGGGTAGAAACTGATCGTAGAACGGCCATCCGGATTTTCAAGCTAATTGAAGCTGTCATGCGAGATCCGTTTCAGGGGATTGGAAAACCGGAGCCTTTAAAATTTCTCGGCGCCGGGGCCTGGTCTCGCCGGATTACCCAGGAGCATAGATTGGTTTATATTGTTGGACATAACAGAGTAGATTTCGTGCAGTGCCGATACCACTATTAA
- a CDS encoding SLC13 family permease produces MWHFFLPEIEKWITLIVVVSVFALILHRKVPIHYLSLGAAALLIASGVISPATALLDSDNGVNWDVLAIYFGYGMLAMSLRESQLPSAISNWVLPKLRHEKYALLFLCALAAFLSSFMANPVVVIMLAPLAIEMAERLKSPLFLYLVGLAISSNVVTTVSMVADPPSLILAMQTNMTFLDFYWFHSRLGLGTLSVVGVLAALSTLLFQFWRLNNTVDVMVQPVRVAAKSVILIIVGCMGCVVAIILNILDLNTAALLFLLVLAIIISVLHALFPEQVVNTPGYLQLSLGPTAIFVLSVFALALVPNVTLGFLKYQGWVGLVLVSWLC; encoded by the coding sequence ATGTGGCATTTTTTCCTTCCTGAGATTGAAAAGTGGATCACACTAATTGTTGTTGTGAGTGTCTTTGCCCTTATTCTTCACCGCAAAGTTCCGATTCACTATCTTTCACTCGGCGCAGCCGCTCTTCTCATTGCGTCCGGCGTCATCAGCCCGGCGACGGCCCTCCTTGATTCCGATAACGGGGTCAATTGGGATGTCCTGGCGATTTACTTCGGTTATGGCATGCTGGCGATGTCCCTGCGGGAAAGTCAACTGCCATCGGCCATCTCCAACTGGGTCCTGCCTAAATTGCGTCATGAAAAATATGCGCTGCTCTTCCTTTGTGCTTTAGCGGCATTTCTATCCTCTTTTATGGCAAATCCGGTGGTGGTCATCATGCTGGCACCGCTGGCTATTGAGATGGCGGAGCGATTGAAGTCGCCCCTTTTCCTTTACTTGGTGGGACTGGCGATTTCCTCCAATGTGGTAACGACTGTGAGCATGGTGGCAGATCCGCCTTCATTGATCCTGGCCATGCAGACGAATATGACCTTTCTGGATTTTTACTGGTTCCATAGCCGCCTCGGCCTGGGGACTCTCTCGGTGGTGGGCGTGCTGGCAGCCCTGTCGACATTGCTTTTTCAGTTCTGGCGCCTGAATAATACGGTGGATGTTATGGTACAACCGGTGAGGGTCGCTGCGAAATCCGTTATCCTGATTATTGTCGGATGCATGGGTTGTGTCGTGGCCATCATCCTGAATATCCTGGACTTGAATACAGCCGCCCTCCTCTTTCTTCTGGTTCTGGCTATTATAATCAGCGTTCTGCATGCGCTGTTTCCCGAACAAGTTGTCAATACTCCTGGTTATCTTCAGCTTTCCCTTGGACCTACCGCCATTTTCGTGCTAAGCGTTTTCGCCCTGGCGCTTGTGCCCAATGTCACTCTCGGATTTCTGAAATATCAGGGGTGGGTCGGTCTGGTACTGGTATCCTGGCTCTGTTGA